In the genome of Candidatus Baltobacteraceae bacterium, one region contains:
- the csaB gene encoding polysaccharide pyruvyl transferase CsaB gives MRVLISGYYGFGNLGDEALLEVIVQRLRERFPQLDLEVLSATPQATAAAYNVASVPRWQWRSVREAIGRADVVVSGGGGLLQNATSLRSLLYYVAILRDAIRSKRKTMIFAQSVGPLDGLGRFIVGRYCRGLKRATVRDERSRELLQSMLPRTPVERTSDPVFLYDAPDAEVDLSGEGLGPESGPYAVVSVRKTSGMQDGGRVIARAVDRLAKEHGIRTAFLPLGGIGDAEVSTAIIRQCTSTPVLLPESTLPRAAAVLRGARVVVGMRLHALILAARYAVPFLAVPYDPKVAALCSDLAYPLEPLWTPGRPKSDDETVDALVDRLVAERDALSAHLSGRVEAVRRLAERNFDVLDELMKE, from the coding sequence ATGCGCGTTCTGATCTCGGGCTACTACGGGTTCGGCAACCTCGGCGACGAGGCGTTGCTGGAAGTCATCGTGCAGCGTCTGCGCGAGCGCTTTCCGCAGCTCGATCTCGAGGTGCTGTCGGCCACGCCGCAAGCGACCGCCGCGGCATATAACGTTGCCAGCGTGCCGCGTTGGCAGTGGCGATCGGTACGCGAAGCGATCGGGCGCGCCGACGTCGTGGTTTCGGGCGGCGGCGGACTGCTGCAAAACGCCACCAGCTTGCGCAGCCTGCTGTATTACGTGGCGATTCTGCGCGACGCGATTCGCTCGAAACGCAAAACGATGATCTTCGCGCAATCGGTCGGGCCGCTCGACGGATTGGGGCGCTTCATCGTGGGGCGCTACTGCCGCGGCCTCAAACGCGCGACCGTTCGCGACGAGCGCTCGCGCGAGCTGCTGCAATCGATGCTGCCGCGGACTCCCGTCGAGCGTACGTCGGATCCGGTGTTTCTGTACGACGCACCCGACGCGGAGGTCGATCTCTCAGGCGAAGGGTTAGGACCGGAAAGCGGACCGTACGCCGTCGTGAGCGTGCGCAAAACGAGCGGAATGCAGGACGGCGGCCGCGTCATCGCGCGCGCGGTCGACCGGTTAGCCAAAGAGCACGGCATCCGGACGGCATTTTTGCCTCTGGGCGGGATCGGCGACGCCGAGGTGTCGACGGCGATCATTCGGCAATGCACCTCGACGCCGGTGTTGCTGCCCGAGTCGACCTTACCGCGGGCGGCCGCGGTGTTGCGCGGCGCGCGCGTGGTCGTCGGCATGCGGCTGCACGCGTTGATCCTGGCCGCGCGGTACGCAGTGCCGTTCTTGGCGGTTCCCTACGATCCCAAGGTCGCGGCGCTGTGCAGCGATCTCGCGTATCCGCTCGAACCGCTATGGACTCCCGGGCGGCCCAAGTCCGACGACGAAACGGTCGACGCACTCGTCGACAGGCTGGTTGCCGAGCGCGACGCTCTTTCCGCCCACCTGTCCGGGCGGGTCGAGGCGGTACGGCGGTTGGCCGAGCGGAACTTCGACGTCCTGGACGAGTTAATGAAGGAGTGA
- a CDS encoding DUF5693 family protein: MKFIDSRTRYAAIVLLVALLASLAVAAFRARAESHAKRVELAMDFQDFAALARSYNYNPSAFLIALRRAGLTSLALTEELGGAVGYDGKASVSTGAQLLNQADISPIGNPTIAGLMAAKRLDPGAVYLLVADPSSYHRYLSQLALHFEPKSVRVLHASKPYLIEVRTQIDYFNNTALGIPTDQLELAHHLGLLVIPRFQNDERFQEPQMNALFRDVLKYDPKVSTVIFFGLRNQVLGYPDHIDDAAAAFKAHTFNFGTIETYDDSQIQKGNVSLARLIPGRTVRVQAIAKTELDKIKLDEVVGRYVLGVRERNVRVVYLRPWDHQDGSLSIEATNVEMVKAVADELKANGFKLGRATPILPYRGNNRALVGICALAVPSIFVLLLGFFGWYRPGWAIAAYALTILVYAAGVASHHDLVARSIVALAGALLFEIAAFLVLIPAFAETPSPRSGEQIARSLGWTLAATGVALLGALVVVGLMSSPLAMEEIERFRGVKAVLAFAPFAALVLYMFDKRYGSGVERPRDVFLSPVLTYQLFAGIVIVAAGILLVMRSGNESDVSPSQIELTLRHVLTSILSVRPRFKEFLIGFPCMMLVSALLPLHRRAIGWLLALGIGVGIGDVVDTFSHLHTPLAVSILRVFNGLWVGAIIGIALIWLYRRFARPVSTTTR; this comes from the coding sequence GTGAAATTCATCGACTCGCGTACGCGTTATGCCGCAATCGTCTTGCTCGTTGCCCTGCTCGCTTCGCTCGCCGTCGCGGCGTTTCGAGCGCGCGCCGAATCGCACGCCAAACGCGTCGAGCTAGCGATGGACTTCCAAGATTTCGCCGCGCTCGCGCGCTCGTATAACTATAATCCCAGCGCGTTTTTGATCGCGTTGCGGCGCGCGGGGCTCACGTCGCTCGCGCTGACCGAGGAGCTCGGCGGGGCCGTCGGCTACGACGGTAAGGCCTCCGTCTCGACGGGCGCGCAGCTTTTGAATCAGGCGGACATCTCGCCCATCGGCAACCCCACGATCGCGGGACTCATGGCGGCCAAGCGCCTCGACCCCGGCGCGGTGTACCTGCTCGTTGCCGATCCCTCGTCGTACCATCGCTACTTATCGCAGCTGGCGCTGCACTTCGAGCCTAAGAGCGTGCGCGTGCTGCACGCCTCCAAGCCGTATCTCATCGAAGTGCGCACGCAGATCGATTACTTCAACAACACCGCACTGGGAATTCCGACCGATCAACTCGAGCTCGCGCATCATCTCGGCCTGCTCGTCATTCCGCGCTTCCAAAACGACGAGCGTTTCCAAGAGCCGCAGATGAACGCGCTCTTTCGCGACGTACTGAAATACGATCCGAAAGTATCGACCGTCATTTTCTTCGGGCTGCGCAATCAGGTGCTCGGATATCCCGATCACATCGACGACGCGGCGGCAGCGTTCAAAGCGCACACGTTCAACTTCGGAACGATCGAGACGTACGACGACAGTCAGATCCAAAAAGGCAACGTCAGCTTGGCGCGGCTCATCCCGGGCCGCACCGTTCGCGTGCAGGCGATCGCCAAGACCGAGCTGGACAAGATCAAGCTCGACGAGGTCGTCGGGCGCTACGTGCTCGGCGTGCGCGAGCGCAACGTTCGCGTCGTGTACTTGCGGCCGTGGGACCATCAAGACGGATCGCTGTCGATCGAAGCCACCAACGTGGAAATGGTCAAGGCCGTCGCCGACGAGCTAAAAGCCAACGGGTTCAAACTTGGACGCGCGACGCCGATTCTGCCGTATCGCGGCAACAACCGGGCTCTCGTGGGAATCTGCGCGCTTGCCGTTCCGTCGATCTTCGTGCTGCTGCTCGGCTTCTTCGGCTGGTATCGTCCCGGCTGGGCCATCGCGGCCTACGCGCTGACGATCCTCGTGTACGCGGCGGGTGTCGCCAGTCATCACGACTTGGTGGCGCGTTCGATCGTCGCGCTCGCCGGCGCGCTGCTCTTTGAGATCGCCGCATTCCTCGTATTGATTCCGGCGTTTGCCGAGACGCCGTCCCCGCGCAGCGGCGAACAGATCGCGCGCAGCCTCGGCTGGACGCTCGCCGCAACCGGCGTCGCGCTGCTCGGCGCGCTCGTCGTCGTGGGCTTGATGAGCTCGCCGCTGGCGATGGAGGAGATCGAGCGTTTCCGCGGCGTCAAAGCGGTACTGGCCTTCGCGCCGTTCGCCGCGCTGGTGCTCTATATGTTCGACAAGCGGTACGGCTCGGGCGTCGAGCGTCCGCGCGACGTGTTCCTGTCGCCCGTACTGACGTATCAACTCTTCGCGGGCATCGTTATCGTCGCCGCCGGCATATTGCTGGTGATGCGCAGCGGCAACGAGAGCGACGTCTCGCCGTCGCAGATCGAGCTGACGTTGCGGCACGTGCTGACGAGTATTTTGAGCGTGCGTCCGCGCTTCAAAGAGTTCTTGATCGGATTCCCGTGCATGATGCTCGTGTCCGCGCTGTTGCCGCTGCACCGGCGCGCGATCGGCTGGCTGCTCGCGCTCGGGATCGGCGTCGGCATCGGCGACGTTGTCGATACGTTTTCGCACCTGCACACGCCGCTGGCCGTCTCGATATTGCGCGTCTTCAACGGCCTGTGGGTTGGAGCCATCATCGGCATCGCGCTCATTTGGCTCTATCGCCGGTTCGCTCGGCCTGTCTCCACAACGACACGATAA
- a CDS encoding PhzF family phenazine biosynthesis protein, protein MLFDVFTDVAFAGNQLAVFPDAALDDATMQRVARELNLAESVFLTPAEDVVASLRIFTPLAEVPFAGHPTVGASIALVDHLWWIGPNETEFVLREKIGDVAIRVERTKPTTAWLTTPPVEFGGTVSRPDAAAILGLDTGDVRDDLPCEFAGAGNIFLYVPLVSKEAVDAAIYDTSAIRRLLPWAPIVDAYCFAQSSDGAYARMFAPMFGIAEDPATGSATGPLYAYLARHDKLERKERFTAEQGVAMGRRSVLHVKLAWDGNDLRAVEVGGSAVFMGEGKLRVPS, encoded by the coding sequence ATGCTGTTCGACGTCTTCACCGACGTGGCGTTTGCCGGCAATCAACTCGCAGTATTTCCCGATGCCGCGCTGGACGACGCGACGATGCAGCGCGTCGCGCGCGAGCTCAATCTCGCCGAAAGCGTCTTCTTGACGCCGGCCGAGGACGTCGTCGCATCGCTGCGCATCTTTACGCCGCTGGCCGAAGTGCCGTTTGCGGGACACCCTACCGTCGGTGCCTCGATCGCCCTCGTCGATCACCTCTGGTGGATCGGACCGAACGAAACGGAGTTCGTGCTGCGCGAAAAGATCGGCGACGTGGCGATCCGCGTCGAGCGCACAAAGCCCACCACCGCGTGGCTCACGACGCCGCCGGTGGAGTTCGGCGGCACCGTCAGCCGGCCGGACGCCGCCGCCATCTTGGGCCTCGACACCGGCGACGTGCGCGACGATCTTCCGTGCGAGTTTGCCGGTGCCGGCAACATCTTCTTGTACGTGCCGCTGGTATCGAAGGAGGCCGTGGACGCAGCCATCTACGATACGAGCGCGATTCGCCGGCTGCTGCCCTGGGCCCCGATCGTGGACGCCTATTGCTTCGCGCAGTCCAGCGACGGCGCGTACGCGCGCATGTTCGCGCCGATGTTCGGCATCGCCGAAGACCCGGCGACCGGAAGCGCCACCGGTCCGCTCTACGCCTATCTGGCACGACACGACAAGCTCGAGCGCAAGGAGCGATTCACGGCCGAACAAGGCGTGGCGATGGGCCGGCGGTCGGTGCTGCACGTCAAACTCGCGTGGGACGGCAACGACCTTCGCGCCGTGGAAGTCGGCGGCAGCGCCGTCTTCATGGGCGAGGGGAAACTCAGAGTTCCGTCTTAA
- a CDS encoding S41 family peptidase: MTRTFSAARPMAAFAMSLFFCLGAAPDQPIPGPVAADVHESYRLLTSSYYDPVDPQTLLAAASDALVAAARKHGTTIQPATLRADGQNDEIMAELDAAIASAADSAHAPVTEFAYAAIEGMTHAIGDRYTQFFTPEQFRQFNDALDPEKISGIGVMIAADDASGSVHVTYVVPGTPAEHAGLRVGDVFIAIDGTVVKGMTVDNASRLLRGSAGTLVAVNVQRQGDAQPLAFSIKREEVQPPTVVFRMLQGDVGYVWVMAFGKGTPDEFNTAITRLKDQGARALVFDLRNDGGGYVDSALRISQRFIANKALVTVEERGEHATTIEADNQATIGLPVTVLVNQYTASASEITAGALQDDGIGDLVGTKTYGKGVMQTLTPLPDGAAIKITTAHYLTPNHRDINLRGIDPDVRVEEPRDARFGDVDKDAQLRAALQLLQRKIASAKP, from the coding sequence ATGACGAGAACCTTTTCCGCAGCGCGGCCGATGGCCGCGTTTGCCATGTCTCTGTTCTTTTGTTTGGGGGCGGCGCCCGACCAACCGATTCCCGGTCCGGTTGCCGCCGACGTTCACGAAAGCTATCGGCTCCTGACGTCGAGTTACTACGATCCCGTCGATCCGCAGACGCTGCTGGCCGCCGCTTCCGACGCGCTCGTCGCCGCGGCCCGCAAACACGGCACGACGATCCAGCCCGCGACCTTGCGCGCGGACGGACAAAACGACGAAATCATGGCCGAGCTCGACGCCGCCATCGCATCGGCCGCCGATTCCGCACACGCCCCGGTCACCGAGTTCGCCTACGCCGCGATCGAGGGAATGACGCACGCCATCGGCGATCGCTACACGCAGTTCTTTACGCCCGAACAGTTTCGGCAGTTCAACGATGCACTCGATCCGGAAAAGATCAGCGGCATCGGCGTCATGATCGCGGCCGACGATGCGTCGGGTAGCGTGCACGTAACGTACGTCGTTCCTGGGACGCCCGCGGAGCACGCCGGTTTGCGCGTCGGCGACGTGTTTATCGCGATCGACGGGACGGTCGTGAAAGGCATGACGGTCGACAACGCCAGCCGTTTGCTGCGCGGAAGCGCCGGAACGCTCGTCGCGGTGAACGTGCAGCGTCAGGGTGACGCGCAACCGCTCGCGTTTTCGATCAAGCGCGAGGAAGTCCAGCCGCCGACGGTCGTTTTCCGCATGCTGCAGGGTGACGTCGGCTACGTGTGGGTGATGGCGTTTGGAAAAGGAACGCCGGATGAGTTCAATACCGCGATCACGCGGCTCAAGGATCAAGGCGCCCGCGCGCTCGTGTTCGATTTGCGCAACGACGGCGGCGGATACGTCGACTCGGCGCTGCGAATCAGCCAGCGATTCATCGCCAACAAAGCCCTCGTGACCGTCGAGGAGCGCGGCGAGCACGCCACGACGATCGAGGCCGACAATCAAGCGACGATTGGGTTGCCGGTTACGGTGCTGGTCAACCAATATACGGCGTCGGCGTCGGAGATCACGGCCGGAGCTCTGCAGGACGACGGCATCGGCGATCTAGTCGGAACGAAGACGTACGGCAAGGGTGTCATGCAGACGCTCACCCCGCTTCCGGACGGCGCGGCGATCAAAATCACGACGGCGCACTATTTGACGCCGAATCATCGCGACATCAATCTACGCGGCATCGATCCCGACGTGCGCGTCGAGGAGCCGCGCGACGCGCGATTCGGCGACGTGGACAAGGACGCGCAACTGCGCGCGGCGCTGCAGCTGTTGCAGCGCAAGATCGCGTCGGCGAAGCCTTAG
- a CDS encoding ATP-binding protein encodes MSTSYRATFTSDPRNASLARRSIASFACVCGFSEEEVADIRLAAGEALGNAVEHGKSPRSSGFSVRCTFDGDQLVVEVRDNGSGFSPFDDVSTPPIDRERGLGIYLMRRLMDDVSYSHNGTLVRLARKRQAEVDQTVRAIFD; translated from the coding sequence GTGAGCACTAGTTACCGCGCCACCTTCACCAGCGATCCACGAAATGCGTCACTCGCACGTAGGAGCATCGCGAGTTTTGCCTGCGTGTGCGGCTTCTCTGAAGAAGAGGTCGCGGACATTCGATTAGCGGCTGGAGAAGCGCTCGGCAACGCGGTCGAGCATGGAAAGAGCCCTCGCTCGAGTGGTTTCTCGGTGCGCTGCACCTTCGACGGCGATCAGCTCGTGGTCGAAGTGCGCGACAACGGTTCCGGCTTCTCGCCCTTCGACGACGTTTCGACTCCGCCGATCGATCGCGAACGCGGTCTGGGCATTTATTTAATGCGTCGTTTGATGGACGACGTCTCGTACTCGCACAACGGCACGCTCGTTCGGCTGGCGCGTAAGCGGCAGGCCGAGGTCGATCAGACCGTTCGAGCGATCTTCGACTAA
- a CDS encoding L-threonylcarbamoyladenylate synthase: MPVVDANAESLNRAASLLRAGGVVAFPTETVYGLGADAFDAKAVARIFEIKGRPAFDPLIVHVLDEAMLRRVAADISPAASELAARFWPGPLTLVLSKRPEVPEIVTAGLPTVAVRMPAHPVARALLELAARPLAAPSANPFGYLSPTRAQHVARMLGDRADLILDGGPSDFGLESTIVRLTPRPELLRRGAIAVEEIEAVAGPLSEPEGEASPLSPGRLPQHYAPATPVRIVEFAAVPSDDRAGAAALAFRDAPAGYAHVRVLSERGELREAAARFFECMHDLDAAGPSRIDAEPLPETGLGAAMMERLRRAVASA; the protein is encoded by the coding sequence GTGCCCGTCGTCGACGCGAACGCCGAAAGCCTAAACCGCGCAGCATCGCTGCTGCGCGCCGGCGGCGTGGTCGCCTTTCCGACGGAAACCGTCTACGGGCTCGGCGCCGACGCGTTCGACGCGAAAGCCGTCGCACGCATCTTCGAAATCAAAGGCCGGCCCGCGTTCGATCCGCTGATCGTTCACGTTCTCGACGAAGCGATGCTCCGGCGCGTCGCAGCCGACATCTCACCCGCGGCCTCGGAGCTTGCGGCCCGCTTCTGGCCCGGGCCGCTTACGCTGGTGCTGAGCAAACGCCCGGAGGTCCCGGAAATCGTTACCGCGGGTTTGCCGACCGTCGCGGTTCGCATGCCGGCCCATCCCGTCGCTCGCGCGCTGCTCGAGCTTGCCGCCCGGCCACTGGCAGCTCCAAGTGCCAATCCATTCGGCTACCTGAGTCCGACTCGTGCGCAGCACGTCGCGCGCATGTTGGGCGACCGTGCCGATCTCATCCTCGACGGAGGCCCCAGCGACTTCGGCTTGGAGTCGACGATCGTACGCCTCACCCCTCGGCCCGAACTGCTGCGCCGCGGCGCCATTGCGGTCGAGGAGATCGAAGCGGTCGCCGGTCCCCTCTCCGAGCCCGAGGGCGAAGCGTCGCCGCTTTCGCCAGGCCGGCTCCCGCAACACTACGCCCCCGCGACCCCGGTTCGGATCGTCGAGTTCGCAGCCGTGCCGTCGGACGACCGAGCGGGAGCGGCGGCACTAGCGTTCCGCGACGCCCCCGCAGGGTACGCCCACGTACGCGTATTATCCGAGCGCGGCGAACTACGCGAGGCGGCCGCTCGTTTCTTTGAGTGTATGCACGATCTCGACGCGGCGGGACCGTCGCGCATTGACGCGGAGCCGCTGCCGGAGACGGGGCTCGGCGCGGCGATGATGGAACGCCTGCGCCGCGCCGTAGCCTCAGCTTGA
- a CDS encoding enoyl-CoA hydratase, with protein sequence MQTSSCVNVERDGDVAVLTLSRPEKRNALSLDMMRELDGALASAGADPEVRAVILRAEGPAFSAGHDLRQLVGRDVEAYREVFDVCVKLMERVQSIAQPVIAEVAGVATAAGCQLVATCDLAVASTQATFATPGVRIGLFCSTPMVALTRAVGRKRAMEMLLTGDSIDAETARDWGLVNRVVPPDEVHAEAVELARKIAAASGVVVGIGKAAFYRQIDLEQSSAYEYAKEVMTSNALEEDAQEGMSAFLNKRVPQWKGSTSKG encoded by the coding sequence ATGCAAACAAGTTCATGCGTTAACGTCGAGCGCGACGGCGATGTCGCCGTTCTCACCCTGAGCCGTCCCGAGAAGCGCAATGCGCTGTCGCTCGACATGATGCGCGAGCTGGACGGCGCACTGGCCAGCGCCGGGGCCGATCCCGAGGTTCGCGCCGTCATCCTGCGCGCCGAGGGCCCCGCGTTCTCGGCGGGCCACGATCTGCGCCAGCTCGTGGGCCGCGACGTCGAGGCCTATCGCGAGGTGTTCGACGTCTGCGTCAAGCTCATGGAGCGCGTCCAGTCTATTGCTCAACCGGTCATCGCCGAGGTTGCCGGCGTGGCGACCGCGGCGGGATGCCAGCTGGTGGCGACCTGCGATCTCGCGGTGGCGTCGACGCAGGCGACCTTCGCCACGCCGGGGGTACGCATCGGCCTTTTCTGCAGCACCCCGATGGTCGCGCTGACCCGTGCCGTCGGCCGCAAGCGCGCGATGGAGATGCTGCTTACAGGAGATTCGATCGACGCGGAAACGGCGCGCGACTGGGGGCTGGTCAACCGGGTCGTGCCGCCGGACGAGGTGCACGCCGAAGCCGTCGAGCTGGCGCGAAAGATCGCCGCGGCCAGCGGCGTGGTCGTTGGAATCGGTAAGGCCGCGTTTTATCGTCAGATCGATTTGGAACAGTCGAGTGCCTACGAGTACGCTAAGGAAGTGATGACGTCAAATGCGCTCGAGGAAGACGCTCAGGAAGGCATGAGTGCCTTCTTGAACAAGCGCGTTCCGCAGTGGAAGGGGTCGACTTCGAAGGGTTGA
- the ileS gene encoding isoleucine--tRNA ligase, translating to MSENTVARDYRETLNLPKTEFPMKADLPKREPDRVRWWKEHRTYERRLEHNAPNGPWVFHDGPPYANNEPHMGGFFNMVLKDMFVKIALLGGKYAKFVPGWDMHGLPIELETLKHLGIKDFHDIDPLELRRQCAERALFWLDKQREIRIRMGNFGLWDQPYRTIDPSFEATIVNALADLAEKQQIYKGLRSTLWCVHDETALAEAEIEYETKKSPSIYVRFTANDEQRSAIANVILSVAPEGREVEGQAFLHDSKIRLSFLIWTTTPWTLPANVAIALRPDATYGLYRIGEELLILATALAPQALGERFKDAELLAQVAGKELDGLAVRHPFMDRDCAIVLADYVDLETGTGAVHTAPGHGADDFDTGVKYNLPILNPVDARGHFTSEAGPYAGQFIFKANKAIVEDLERSGALWSAGEIEHSYPHCWRCHNPVIFRATAQWFIAMDQNVLRQRAVDAIDDVEYTPQWGKMRQRQMIETHPEWCISRQRTWGTPIPAIVCLNCGESTLDPRVARLAAKRFADVGAGAWWSDPVETYLPEGFACPSCAGTTFEKEFNIVDIWFESGVTHLAVLGREGLPWPSDMVLEGADQYRGWFRSSLITGVAIKGRAPYKHVVTHGWVNDEQGRAMSKSLGTGIGAREAMEKFGADVLRLWVASVEFFDDVRFGPNVVDQIGRVYRNLRNRIRFMLSNLEDLAPADVVERDAMQPLDRLACNVTDLFVTGVKLAYDRTNLHDAYLEIVNFESAMSGLYFDALKDPLYSRASNDPRRRSAQSALLYVLTSFLTAIAPVLSFTAEEAWQALPEALRGDAESVFDTSFRTVHGKAESLEADLALWDDLRALRARVAASESPRDFEAQLRLDVAKPLYAKLAALGDNLREALVVSQLELNEAQTTDGATGVTGFELRNAAGEKCQRCWKFRPLGVDPEHPAICADCAAVVSHARA from the coding sequence GTGAGCGAGAACACCGTGGCCCGCGATTATCGCGAGACGTTGAACCTACCCAAGACCGAGTTCCCGATGAAGGCGGATTTGCCGAAACGGGAACCCGACCGCGTGCGCTGGTGGAAAGAGCACCGGACGTACGAGCGCCGCTTGGAGCATAACGCTCCCAACGGCCCCTGGGTCTTTCACGACGGACCGCCGTACGCCAATAACGAGCCGCACATGGGCGGTTTCTTCAACATGGTTCTCAAGGACATGTTCGTGAAGATCGCGCTGCTCGGCGGCAAGTACGCAAAGTTCGTTCCGGGCTGGGACATGCACGGACTGCCCATCGAGCTGGAGACGCTCAAGCATTTGGGCATCAAGGATTTCCACGACATCGACCCGCTCGAGCTGCGCCGTCAGTGCGCGGAACGCGCGCTCTTTTGGCTGGACAAGCAGCGCGAGATTCGCATCCGCATGGGGAACTTCGGGTTGTGGGATCAGCCGTATCGCACGATCGATCCTTCGTTCGAAGCGACCATCGTCAACGCCCTCGCCGATCTCGCCGAGAAGCAGCAAATCTATAAAGGTTTGCGCTCGACGTTGTGGTGCGTGCACGACGAAACCGCGCTGGCCGAAGCCGAGATCGAGTACGAGACGAAGAAGTCGCCCTCGATCTACGTCCGCTTTACCGCTAATGACGAACAGCGCAGCGCAATTGCTAATGTCATCCTGAGCGTAGCGCCCGAAGGGCGCGAAGTCGAAGGGCAGGCGTTTCTCCACGATAGCAAGATCCGGCTCTCGTTTCTCATTTGGACGACGACGCCGTGGACGTTGCCGGCTAACGTGGCAATCGCGCTGCGCCCGGACGCCACCTACGGGTTGTATCGCATCGGCGAAGAGTTGCTCATCCTTGCGACCGCGCTCGCGCCGCAGGCGCTGGGCGAGCGGTTCAAGGATGCCGAGCTGCTCGCGCAGGTTGCCGGCAAGGAGCTCGACGGATTAGCGGTGCGCCATCCGTTCATGGATCGCGATTGCGCAATCGTGCTCGCCGATTACGTCGACCTCGAAACCGGAACGGGCGCGGTGCACACGGCGCCGGGGCACGGAGCCGACGACTTCGATACGGGCGTCAAATACAATCTGCCGATTCTCAATCCCGTCGACGCGCGCGGACACTTCACATCGGAAGCGGGTCCGTACGCCGGCCAGTTCATCTTCAAGGCCAACAAAGCAATTGTGGAAGATCTCGAGCGCAGCGGCGCGCTGTGGAGCGCCGGCGAAATCGAGCATTCGTATCCGCACTGCTGGCGCTGCCACAATCCGGTGATCTTCCGCGCGACCGCGCAGTGGTTCATCGCGATGGATCAAAACGTGCTGCGTCAGCGCGCCGTCGACGCAATCGACGACGTCGAGTACACGCCCCAATGGGGCAAAATGCGCCAGCGCCAGATGATCGAGACGCATCCGGAGTGGTGCATCTCACGGCAGCGTACGTGGGGCACACCGATTCCGGCGATCGTCTGTCTGAACTGCGGCGAATCGACGCTCGACCCGCGGGTGGCGCGGCTGGCCGCAAAACGCTTTGCCGACGTGGGTGCCGGCGCGTGGTGGAGCGATCCGGTCGAAACGTACCTTCCGGAAGGTTTTGCCTGTCCGTCGTGCGCCGGTACGACGTTCGAAAAAGAGTTCAACATCGTCGACATCTGGTTTGAGTCCGGCGTCACGCATCTGGCAGTCCTGGGGCGCGAGGGTCTTCCGTGGCCGTCGGACATGGTGCTCGAGGGCGCCGACCAGTATCGCGGCTGGTTCCGCAGCTCGCTCATCACGGGCGTTGCGATAAAAGGGCGCGCGCCGTACAAGCACGTCGTGACTCACGGCTGGGTCAACGACGAACAGGGTCGCGCGATGTCCAAATCGCTCGGCACCGGCATCGGGGCGCGCGAGGCAATGGAGAAGTTCGGCGCCGACGTATTGCGCCTCTGGGTTGCGTCGGTCGAGTTCTTCGACGACGTGCGCTTCGGTCCGAACGTGGTCGATCAGATCGGCCGCGTCTACCGGAACCTGCGTAATCGCATCCGCTTCATGCTCTCCAATCTCGAGGATCTCGCGCCCGCGGACGTCGTCGAACGCGACGCGATGCAGCCGCTCGACCGGCTCGCGTGCAACGTCACCGATCTGTTCGTTACCGGCGTCAAGCTCGCGTACGACCGGACGAACTTGCACGACGCATATTTGGAGATCGTCAATTTCGAGAGCGCGATGTCGGGCCTGTATTTCGACGCGCTCAAGGATCCGCTCTACTCGCGCGCGAGCAACGATCCGCGACGGCGCAGCGCGCAATCGGCGCTGCTCTACGTGTTAACCAGCTTTCTGACCGCGATCGCGCCGGTGCTGTCGTTTACGGCCGAGGAAGCGTGGCAGGCGCTCCCCGAGGCGCTGCGCGGCGACGCCGAAAGCGTCTTCGACACGTCGTTCCGCACCGTGCACGGAAAGGCGGAATCGCTGGAAGCGGACCTCGCGCTGTGGGACGACCTGCGCGCCTTGCGCGCGCGCGTCGCGGCCAGCGAATCGCCGCGCGATTTCGAAGCACAGCTGCGCCTGGACGTGGCCAAACCGTTGTACGCGAAACTGGCGGCACTCGGCGACAACCTGCGCGAGGCGCTCGTCGTCTCGCAGCTCGAGCTCAACGAGGCGCAGACTACGGACGGCGCGACGGGTGTAACTGGATTCGAGCTACGCAACGCCGCCGGCGAGAAGTGCCAGCGCTGCTGGAAGTTTCGGCCGTTGGGTGTCGACCCCGAGCACCCGGCGATCTGCGCGGATTGCGCCGCGGTCGTCTCACACGCGCGCGCGTAG